The Streptococcus marmotae genome contains the following window.
TCATCCTGCGGTTTAACAATATCGATCGTTAGATACTTTGATAACGCAACGCCAACTGAATCAAAACCTGGTCCAATATTGGCACTGGTTGCTGGTACGATAATCCTCATCTTATTCCCCTAACACTTTGAAGGTATTTTGAAGCGTAAAGTCAGCTACTTCTGCTAGAGTGCTTGTCACACGTTCTAGCTGAGTTTTACTCATACTATGGGTTACAACTACGAGCCGTGCCTGCTCACCGTCAGAAGCCTGTTGGAGAATTTGCTTGAAGGAAATTTCTTCCGCATTGAAAATCTCAGCCAATTGGAGCAAGGTCCCATTTTTGTCTGGTGCCAAGATAGAGAAATAATATTCACTACGCACATCACTTGGGGCTGCAATTTGGAGTGGACGAGAGAATTCATTAAAGGATTTCCCAACTGTCTCATCTTTCAAACGGCGAACAATACGAATAATATCTGCTGTTACGCTAGCTGCTGTTGGTTTTTGACCAGCTCCTGGCCCATAATACATAGATTGACCAATTCCGATTGACTCAACAAAAACCGCATTCATTACGCCATTGACACTTGCTAAGGGGTGTTGCTTTGGCAAGAAGGTTGGTGACACTTCAGCTGACAAACCAGAAGCTGTTTCCCGGATATCCCCAACTAATTTAATGACATAGCCCAATTCCTGCGCTACCGCTACATCATCTGGTGAAATAGTCGAGATTCCCTTATGCTCAACATTATCAAAATCAATCGTCATTCCAAAGCCAAATTGACTGAGAATGACTGCTTTGTAGGCCGCATCAATTCCTTCAACATCATTGGTTGGATCAGATTCCGCATACCCTAATTCTTGAGCTGTTTTCAAGGCTTCTTCATAGGTCCATCCCTCGTCTACCATTTTAGTCATCATGAAATTCGAGGTACCATTTAGGACACCTAGGATACGGGTTACCTTATCAGATACCAATGAATTTGACAGAGTGCGCAAAATAGGAATACCGCCCGCAACAGCTGCTTCATAATACAGTGCGACCTTGTTCTTCTCTGCTAATGTCCGCAGTTCGCTTCCATGAACTGCCAATAAGTCTTTATTAGCTGTAACAACATGTTTCCCAGCCTCCAAAGCACGACGAATAAGCGTCTTAGCTGGCTCAATCCGTCCCATCAATTCAACAACAATCTGAATGTCCTCATCAGCTAAAATCTCATCTACATTTGTCACAAAATAATAGTCGTGTCCTGCTGCTTCTAAGCGTTCTTTTTCTGCATCGTCTCGTACCAATACTTTTGCAATTTCAATCGTATCTTGAGCAGCTTGCTGAATCTTCTCAGCATTTTCCTTCAGCAAGAACGGAATCCCACTTGCTACCGTTCCAAAACCTAATAATCCAATCTTTACTGACATACAAACTCCTTAAAAAGTATTTCTACTATTATAGCAGATAATCAGAGAAATTGGCAAAAAATTTGATATAATGGAACCATAGCAAAAAATAGTAGAATAACACTCTCATCCATCAAACTCTCACTATCTCGTTGGTATATTTTGCCTACAAGATAGGTCTGTAGAAGGATGACTCGTTAGATAAAAAAGGAGGTTGTCATGGCAGCACAAAGAAGCCGAGCCCGTCGTAAAAATGGAAAACGTCAACAGCGTAGGAAGAACCTTTGGGGTATTTTTCTGGCTCTAACCGCTATTTTAGCCATTTCTCTCACCCTCTATCTCAAACGTGATTGGCTCTTTGCGGGTACCACATCAACTCCATCATCAACAACTCAAGCCAGTCAGGTAACAAATGAAGCACTTGACTCCTCATCAACCAATCAGGATACAGTTACCACTGCTGAGAAGGAAAACATGGTATGGGAAAAGCAAGAAGCTCCCGTCAAAATACCGATTCTCATGTACCATGCTGTCCATGTCATGGCTGCTGAAGAAGCTGCAAATGCCAATTTAATTGTTGATCCAGCTACCTTTGAGAGCCATTTGAAAGCCTTACAAGAAGCAGGCTACTATACTCTCACACCAGAAGAGGCTTACAAAATTTTAACCGAAAATGTCCTCCCAAAAGATAAGAAAGTCGTCTGGCTTACCTTTGATGATAGCCTTTGGGATTTCTACAGAGTCGCCTATCCCTTGTTAAAACAATACAATATGACTGCAACTAATAACGTCATTACAGGTGTTACTGATACACAGCCAGACCATTTGACATTGGAACAACTCAAAGAAATGAAAGGCATGGGTATGACCTTCCAAAGTCATACTGTCAATCACCCAGATTTGGAATATAGTACACTAGAAGCC
Protein-coding sequences here:
- a CDS encoding polysaccharide deacetylase family protein, producing MAAQRSRARRKNGKRQQRRKNLWGIFLALTAILAISLTLYLKRDWLFAGTTSTPSSTTQASQVTNEALDSSSTNQDTVTTAEKENMVWEKQEAPVKIPILMYHAVHVMAAEEAANANLIVDPATFESHLKALQEAGYYTLTPEEAYKILTENVLPKDKKVVWLTFDDSLWDFYRVAYPLLKQYNMTATNNVITGVTDTQPDHLTLEQLKEMKGMGMTFQSHTVNHPDLEYSTLEAQETELKDSKEYLDHQLNQDTIAIAYPAGRYSDQTIKTVENNHYKLGVTTNEGLASATDGLLTLNRIRILPTTTAELLLQIVDQ
- a CDS encoding homoserine dehydrogenase, with protein sequence MSVKIGLLGFGTVASGIPFLLKENAEKIQQAAQDTIEIAKVLVRDDAEKERLEAAGHDYYFVTNVDEILADEDIQIVVELMGRIEPAKTLIRRALEAGKHVVTANKDLLAVHGSELRTLAEKNKVALYYEAAVAGGIPILRTLSNSLVSDKVTRILGVLNGTSNFMMTKMVDEGWTYEEALKTAQELGYAESDPTNDVEGIDAAYKAVILSQFGFGMTIDFDNVEHKGISTISPDDVAVAQELGYVIKLVGDIRETASGLSAEVSPTFLPKQHPLASVNGVMNAVFVESIGIGQSMYYGPGAGQKPTAASVTADIIRIVRRLKDETVGKSFNEFSRPLQIAAPSDVRSEYYFSILAPDKNGTLLQLAEIFNAEEISFKQILQQASDGEQARLVVVTHSMSKTQLERVTSTLAEVADFTLQNTFKVLGE